One Coffea eugenioides isolate CCC68of chromosome 2, Ceug_1.0, whole genome shotgun sequence genomic window, GAGAATAGCAAAAAAAATTTCGACACGAATCGACATTTTGCATTATGCTAGTATTCCGTCTTACCATTTTGATGCAATACTGTGCATTATTCTCATCACCAACTGGACAAAGAAGTATTTCAATCAAATATATTATTTGTACTCTGGGATCATAAGAATGGCTTTGCACTTCTTGTGTACTTTGCAATTATTCATTTCTAGCATGTCTTTGCTTTATCGATTGGAAAAAAGTATTTCTGGTCTAATGCGGCGAGCCGTCTCACTTTTCCTAGTGTATCTTCGTTGAAGTCCCTCTACAATAATATAGAAATAAATTATCTTAGTTCCCCGTAAGGTCACGTATAATAATATAGGATTATTATCGCTTGGCTACGTGACACCCCTACACAAGTCttaatattaaaataaattacGAAACCTTCAGATAATTAGTGACGCCACACTTGATCTCATTGGATGGCActactttaattatatatatatatatatatattatatatatagagagagagagagagagagaggggggggaCCTATACTAGTAACTAAAGTAGTAATACGTACATAAGTATAGTAGTTAGGAAAAGTACTAGTAATGCTATATATTATATCTATCCGTGGATCTGGTATGTATAGTGTGTATAGAAGAGCAATAAAAGCGTAAAAATCATAGAAATTAATAAGTTGTAAATTTGAGGGTCTTCTTTTCACGCCATTTCCCACCTAGAAATTAAAAGTCTTCTCTAGTTTCTCTAATTTGCCAAAAGTGTTACTGCATATTCTTTCTTGATCAAGCCAATCTGAAGGGTTTTGAAGGAAAAGTCTGATGATAATCCGTGAAGCTATTCAGTTATTATATATCTTTAATGTCACCTTCTTCCTATACTCTCGCTCGTGGAGAATAATTAATGGTAACCAAAAAAGTGTAATAAATAAAGAAGGAAGGACATAAATTTGTCAACAGACACCAGGGTGCAAGATCAAAATATGAGCCATCATATGCACGCAGTTGAAACTCAATTACCAGTAGTGGATGAGCTTTTATTGTGATTATGCCGGGGAACTTGACAGCTAATCTGTTCAAAAACTCTGGGAAACTACAGCTACTATTACATACATGCAGCTAATCTTGTTCTACACACGTACTAGCCATATTTATACCTGaattatacatacatacatatatatgtatatgtatgcaTGTTATACATAATGGCCTTTAATATTAGTGTAAGAACTGTAGATCGTGCAATGGCCGGCTCAAATTCCGAAAGTACTGTTGGATTAGGTTCTGCTACTTACTCTCTATAGGTAAATAGTGCACAAAATTGGTGAAGGCCTCCGCGTGTTGAAAGCGTGCCTTGTGCCGGAATCCTAGGGATCCATAGACACGCTTCTCTCAGCCTTCTCAATTCGGCCCCCCTTCCATTGCATGCATGTCTTTTCCCTTTAATCCATCCGCCCGGGAAGAGGGTTGTCGCTCAAAAATTGTTCACCTAAATAACCTCTTAAGATTTGTTCACCGCTCTAAAATTGTTAGCCTgaataattttattttgttcttgtAAGTGAGAGAATTTGAACTTAAAATCTTTTATTTACAATTCCTCTCACCTTACCGTCCAATCCAACGCTCTCTTAATTCActtgaataacttaaataactataaagttgattttttttaaagcaaaaaaaaaaaaccctcttAAGGAGGAAGTAATAATCTAAACTGACGAAGGTCTTTCAATGactttaaagtttttttttttaaaaaaacaccATCATGAGTCCAAGGGAAATACACATGTATATATACATTGCTGTGTTCCAAGAGTTATTGCATTCAAAAGGAGTAGATAGTTATGTTCAATTACTTTATGTCATTAGCGGTCCATCAAATACTGTACTTGTCCCTAGATTCTTAACATCACCGTCTAAATTTTTTATGGGAACAAAGAGATATAGATCCGATTCTCGTAATCTCAATCTAAGAAAACCACAATAAAATAGAtggaccccaaaaaaaaagaagctaaaTACTACCAAATGATTACCGTGCTATATATGTCTCGCCCTCATAAATTGCATGTTAATTGCACACCCGGTTAAACATTCAGCAATACTACTAGGTTCATAGTCACCATTATCATCTCATCACTTTGGCGTAATCGAACTCTAAATGAGGTTAGAAATATGTGTCAACATGTGTAAGATCTCCGGAGTATATAGATACTGCACTTTGACCAGCACTATAGCACACAATTCCAAGCTAATTAATTAGAGATCGAAACCCGCCCCATTATGATCATAACCTACTTTGAAACTTGTTTCCGAGTTGTGTACAAAGTACAAACAAACCATGCAAACGCACAAGCAAGCTAATAGCTTTTCAACCAAACCAAAACCCAAAGAGGAAGAGGAATAGATGCAGTGTCGGATTGAATAAATTCCATCCATGGGATGAGCCATCTTTTTTGACGATGTCAATTTAAAGTTGACAGTAAAAGTCAAAATTCTAGCTTCCACCTCCCATTGCAAGATTATTAAAATGCTCATCACGCATGTTTCGCACATGGATTATTTGTACAGAATCAACAGTTTGATGAAATTTAATTTGCTCTGCGCTAGTGATTAAATATATGTATGACCAGATTCAATTCGCATACATGCATCTGCTAAACAGCAAATATATGTCGACATCTCAATCGAATGGAAACTTGCGGGATGTATATCTGCTGGGTGCAGCCTCAGAATACGTTTAGAGAGAACGTTGGAGGAGACAAGAAGCAGATGAGAAGATGATTGTGTCTGCTGATCTTTTAGATAGTTTTTAAGAGTTTCAAGACTCATCTCCACGTTCTACAGTACAGGGTCGTCTCCCTTCTTCCCATGGGCATGGATGCATGATGTTACACTTTTTCCTTTATCAATCAATTGACTGGCTAGTACATGTTTAAGAGAAATCAGTTTAGTTTTGAGTTTTCTAATAATTAATCATACATAGCAGTTAATCTCTTCTAAAATGATTGGATCATGGACTCTAATCATTCCTATTCAGTTTAATTAAAAGTCTCTGATATGTCGAATTATTTCGAGCTTGGTCCCGATCTGAGTCGTACTAGGCCATCTACGAACACattaaaaatatgttttttcATTCAGTTTGCATCATTTAAAAATATTCTCACTGGGACACAAGAAAACGCCAATCCCACGAACACACTTCTCTCTTGGCGTTCGATACAGGTAGGTCTCTTTTTCTCCACTGTCCAAATACTGGTCCATCAAATATTCGAGCTTCTTCTGCAAGTCCATAAGCAGCCCCTTAGATCCCTCATCCTTTTAGGGGCTCGCTAGCTTTCTTTCTAGCTTTGGAGAAGAAAATTACCGGTACGTGATATGGAGTCATTTGGAGCCATGGGATGTGGGGATTGGAGCTCCTTCAATGCAATCTACTCCAGTACTACTGAAGAGGCTGACTTCATGGCACGGTTGCTTGGCAACATTTCACTTCCAAATGACGTGCCAAACAGTTCTAATGTCAAATTTTCCTCCACTTACTGGCCTGCAAGTGAATCAGATGTAAACAAGGCCGTGGTCCAGGAAGATTCTTCAATCAATTCTTCAGATGACACTAGTGTTGATGCTGATGTGTGCTATTCTTTTTCACAAGGGAGCAGTTTCAGTGGCGAAGGCAGCAGCATTCTTTGTCCCTTGTCACAAATCTACTTTTGCAACAGCAACAGTATTATTTCACAACCGATTGTGACGAGAAATGATAGCTCGGTCTGTGCAGATTATGCTATGATGGAGTGCAAGAACAAAATGGACTCGTGTGATCATGAGATCATTCGTATAAACAATATCTTAATGGAGGAAGGGCGTGACTTCCTAAACCAAGATGTGAGCAGTGACTGCAGCATGGAGTCTGGCGAAAACGACATGCCTGAGGCTTTTTCTCGAGGAATGATTTTGCAACAAGGAAAGGATCAGCATGAAATAAATTCTCTCGCTTCAGAAAAATCACTAGAAGATGAATCAGACAACTTATTGGAGAGTTCTAAGAAAAGACCGTCAACACCTCTAGATGTAAGTAACAACCGTAATAGAAAGGATTGGAAGCATTTTGCAACCTGCATTTCTGACTGAGAAGTGCTACAGAAGAACGTGAAATTCTTTCCATCCATATTTTGTTCTGCGTCAGAATTGTAATCGAAAGTGAAATTGGAACTGTATCCTAACATTTTTTACAGGAATAATTACCTGCAGGGATATGTTTCTGTCTAGTTCTCTTTCTTATGACATCCTTAAATGCAGGTCCACAAGAATAAGAGAATGATAAATGCGAAGACCAACCATCAAAAGCTTCATCCTTATGACAGTAAGATTGCTGAAGGTGGCCATCCCGTGCTTTGCCGCCAAAGCTCGAGCAGCTACCTCTCAGAGGATGACTCCAATGTTTTTCACGAGTCTAATGCAGGAGTATTACCAATCCCAGCATCATGTTCGGACTCAAAAGGAGCAATTACAGCATTCAACTTACATGGCAAAACAAGGGCCAGCAGGGGCTCAGCAACTGATCACCACAGCTTATATGCCAGGGTACGTACGAGTATACCTGCTATTCTTTGTTGTATCAGAAACTGTTTTGCCTCCATTTGTAAGTTGATTTGGAACATTGTCCTGAAAGATCTTCTTTGTTTGTTTCctagaaaagaagagaaaaaataaatgagagATTGAGAATCTTGCAGAAACTTATCCCTAATGGAACAAAGGTGATCAAGTACAGTATACATATATCAATGAATTTTATTGCGCtgaatcattaaatcattgccATCCGAGATGAAGAGAATCTGAGAACCAATTCTTCCTGATGGCAGGTTGACATTAGCACCATGCTTGAAGAGGCAGTCCAGTACGTGAAATTTTTGCAACTCCAAATCAAGGTATGAAGAAAGTATATATTATTTTCTTAGATACGTCCCGTCAAACTTAATTAATCGGAGTGATTACCTGAAAGGATATCGCAGCGTTTGTAGTGTTACTGGATGGATATATTGTAAGCAAAGCGTGCATGAGGTTGGCCTAGGGTTAGGTACTGATTAGCCAACGACCTTTTAAAATTATGGAAACAAAATCGTGTGACTGTCAGTGCATagaaaattaattcaaatacctATCCTCAAATACTGGTGTTTCCATTTTCTAATTGTTCACAGCTCTTGAGCTCTGATGATCTATGGATGTATGCTCCCATTGCTTACAACGGAAAGAACTTGGGACTGGATATGGACGCTACTCTAAAATCCTGATCTTCCAAGACGAAATCATGCATGCGTGTTGGTTCCCCAATTTTGGTGTATATACTAGCATTTAAGTAACGAAGTTTCAATTGCGTTTGTCACTTCAAATGAGGATACATGATGGCTCgcgggtttttcttttttttggggttgAAATCCGTATCTGATTCTTGTTGGGAACAACGGACTCTATTCAATTGCTAACGAAAAATTTAGGTAATGGGCCTGTGTTTGATCTTGGATTGATGATACTTTTTAATTAATCAAATCAATAATAGTACATGAATTGATTAGAGAAGCGTTCGACCCTTTTCGTACCAAAATTTGTTGTATTTCGGAACGTCCAAACCCTTTGCCTCCGATCCGATCGATCTTTATGCGCATCACAGAGCACCCGTTATATTTTAAACCATCTTTCCAGCGCAATCAGATCAAAGTTgccaaaaaaaaaccaaaagatCCAGTTAAGGTCCATGCACTCGTATTTCTGTATCAGACATGACCGACCTACTACTTCGTCTTCCAACCAAAGTCACTAATATCATTGGTTCACACAAACTGAAGCAAGCATATGATGCATTCCACAAAGGTTGGAGTAGGAATTCAATTTTGGAACCCATTCAACGTACGGTAGGCTCGACTTACTATCCCTTTGAGCCAAAGGAAATATCTTTCAAGCATCAGCAATGATCAATTTTATCATATTGATACAACAATTTCACAACTTTCCAGATAAAGGTACAATGTCAAAGCCAATAGCAGTGCAAATACATTATCAGTATTGAGATATCATACTCCATCCCTAAAAAGTCAACCAAGATAACAAAGAAGAACGACACAAATTCTCATATTCTGCTACAATTTAACTCTTACCCGTAACTAAGAATGTTCGACTCTTCTTGCACCAAGAAGTCACGTTGGTGATGAGAGTACTGAAGTCCCCTACCAAGGCAGATGACCTAATCATTCCCTCTTTAGCTTGTACCAATATGAACTCGCCCTTTAGATAATTTTGATTTCCACAAATTATTCTCCAGTATATTTTACACAGATACAAAGTCTACCTTCAAGAACCCTGGTCGAGAAAGAAAAAAGTACAACTCTCCACAGCAACTGAAATTTCTACGTGCAATATCAGTCGTGTTTGTTTCAAGCACGATCATCACTCAAATGATTTGGAACCTCATTTTGGCTGTCCAGGGGCATGTACTGTGCCATGATAGCCCTTATCTCCGAATCCATGTATGACTGCAGTTTAAATAAGAGATGGATCATGACTTAAATCCATAACAGGGCAACAAAAATGAGGAACAATGACAGAACAAAAGACAGTATTTAGGCATCTCTATGACCATATAAAACACTTCCATTAATGCATCTGATACTAATCATATGCTTAGAAAAGACTTTCATCAAAAGTGCGTTTCGCTTTTACCCCATCTTCTTTGGTTCTAttatttataattattattattttttttaacatttgaTGTGGGACACCTTGGAAAACAGGTCCTTTTTCGGGAACTCCTTTTATCTTCTTGAGGGTCTAGaccaaacaaccaaatcagCAATTTACTAAACATAAAAACATTCCAAGATCAGATTATACTCCAATAGACATCATTGAATTACTCGTTGTATCCTTCACATCAATTTCCACTAACCAAAGACAACAAAAGAGTTAAAGGTCTACAAAACGTTCTCTGCCCAATGTGTGCCTCAGTCCAGGTATCACACTAAATCACTGCTTAAGGCATCTgttcaaccaaaataaccacaaCCTAACCAAGAGATCCAAGATTGGAGGAGATACAAAGCAGCAAACTTACCCTCCATCTGTATTTGTAGACAAGGAATCCTCCTCCACCTGCCATACCCAGCCCTATCAAAATGACCCAAACAGCAGCCCAACCAGACTTGACCTCAGTAGCCCGCTTACCTGCATTTGGCATTTCCGGTAACAATAGAAAGAGGCAACAAACATGAACAACCATAATGACATATAGATAGGGAGTCTTGGTTTGAACTCACTTATGCAAGTATCATGGTCCCTGATATACAACAGATCCCCACTACATGAACAATCATAACTTCCCCAGGTATTCTTGCAGCTACATTCAGCACACTGACAGGCTTTCTTGTCTTTGCATTCATCAACATCTGCATAGGAAGTGCAACTCATTCCATAAGCTCAAACATTGAGTAAAAAAACAAACCCATAAAACATGTTATAGAACTATAAGCTGGTTGTTTaagatctttttcttttgtacttCTAATTTTCCCCCTTTGGTAGCCTTTCCCACAGAGCACTCGATTGTCAATCAATCACAGCCAAAGAATCAAGAACCTTCAAGCTTTGGCTGTGTGTGTGGGTTTCTGAGAGAGAAAGAGGGAGGCATCTCTCACCTTCACAACTTTTCACGCCATCGCCTTTAAATCCTGGAGGACATGCACACTTTCCTCCTTCG contains:
- the LOC113759213 gene encoding transcription factor bHLH54, with the translated sequence MESFGAMGCGDWSSFNAIYSSTTEEADFMARLLGNISLPNDVPNSSNVKFSSTYWPASESDVNKAVVQEDSSINSSDDTSVDADVCYSFSQGSSFSGEGSSILCPLSQIYFCNSNSIISQPIVTRNDSSVCADYAMMECKNKMDSCDHEIIRINNILMEEGRDFLNQDVSSDCSMESGENDMPEAFSRGMILQQGKDQHEINSLASEKSLEDESDNLLESSKKRPSTPLDVHKNKRMINAKTNHQKLHPYDSKIAEGGHPVLCRQSSSSYLSEDDSNVSFNLHGKTRASRGSATDHHSLYARKRREKINERLRILQKLIPNGTKVDISTMLEEAVQYVKFLQLQIKLLSSDDLWMYAPIAYNGKNLGLDMDATLKS